One Candidatus Methylomirabilis tolerans genomic region harbors:
- a CDS encoding NAD-dependent malic enzyme (malic enzyme; oxaloacetate-decarboxylating; NAD-dependent; catalyzes the formation of pyruvate form malate) has protein sequence MIDVTEVIDDRTGETVLEVPLRSRLLLDCSLLNKGSAFSEQERRDFGLVGLLPFPVSTLEQQATRRYEEYLKKTTALERFLFLRSLQDRNETLFYRLLQDHLTEMLPIIYTPEVG, from the coding sequence ATGATCGATGTGACGGAAGTGATCGATGATCGTACGGGCGAGACGGTCCTGGAGGTCCCCCTCCGGAGTCGGCTGCTGCTGGACTGCTCCCTGTTGAACAAGGGAAGCGCCTTTTCCGAACAGGAGCGACGCGACTTCGGCCTAGTCGGCTTGCTGCCTTTCCCCGTCAGCACCTTGGAGCAACAGGCAACCCGGAGGTATGAGGAGTACCTGAAGAAGACGACGGCACTGGAGCGCTTCCTCTTCCTCCGTTCCCTGCAGGACCGGAACGAAACACTCTTCTACCGCCTGTTGCAAGACCACCTCACCGAGATGTTGCCGATCATCTACACCCCGGAGGTGGGAGA
- the amrS gene encoding AmmeMemoRadiSam system radical SAM enzyme, translating into MPATMSLAEVLTQLTKEGELYEKLPNRRVRCYACGHRCLIPEGRQGVCRVRFNKGGVLQVPTGYVSALQIDPVEKKPFFHALPGSLALSFGMLGCDLHCSYCQNWLTSQALRDPAAVSPPELVTADDLVGMAERYHAPIVASTYNEPLITSEWAVEIFRVAKANGLKTAYISNGNGTPEVLEYLKPWVDLYKVDLKGFNDANYRKLGGVLQNVLDTIKLLVEKRFWVEIVTLVVPGFNDSDKELTQIAEFLASVSVDLPWHVTAFQQDYKMLDHTNTTVITLFRAAEIGKKAGLRYVYAGNLPGRVGTHENTYCPACHELLIERDGYTILKNILQEGACPTCQTAIPGVWN; encoded by the coding sequence ATGCCGGCCACGATGAGTCTTGCAGAGGTTTTGACACAGCTCACCAAAGAAGGGGAGCTGTACGAGAAACTTCCCAACCGGCGGGTGCGGTGTTATGCCTGCGGCCACCGCTGCCTGATCCCAGAGGGACGCCAGGGGGTCTGTCGGGTCCGATTCAACAAGGGAGGCGTCCTGCAGGTTCCCACCGGCTACGTTAGCGCCTTGCAGATCGATCCGGTCGAGAAAAAGCCGTTCTTCCATGCCCTCCCAGGGTCGCTCGCTCTAAGCTTCGGGATGCTGGGATGCGATCTGCACTGCAGTTACTGCCAGAATTGGCTCACGTCGCAGGCGTTGCGCGATCCTGCGGCGGTAAGCCCGCCGGAGTTGGTGACGGCCGATGACCTGGTCGGCATGGCTGAGCGGTACCATGCACCGATCGTTGCCAGTACCTACAACGAGCCCCTGATTACCAGCGAGTGGGCGGTCGAGATCTTCCGCGTAGCCAAGGCGAACGGCCTGAAGACCGCCTACATCAGCAACGGGAACGGCACCCCCGAGGTCCTTGAGTACCTGAAGCCCTGGGTGGACTTGTACAAGGTCGATCTGAAGGGATTCAACGACGCCAACTACCGAAAGCTGGGCGGAGTGCTGCAGAACGTCCTGGACACGATCAAGTTGCTCGTGGAGAAACGGTTCTGGGTCGAGATTGTCACATTGGTTGTGCCGGGATTTAACGACTCCGATAAGGAGTTGACCCAGATCGCCGAGTTTTTGGCCTCCGTCTCCGTCGATCTGCCCTGGCATGTGACGGCCTTCCAGCAGGATTACAAGATGTTGGACCATACCAACACAACGGTTATCACCCTGTTCCGGGCGGCCGAGATCGGCAAGAAGGCCGGCCTGCGTTATGTCTATGCCGGGAATCTTCCGGGTCGCGTCGGCACTCACGAGAATACCTACTGCCCTGCTTGCCACGAACT